Proteins co-encoded in one Bemisia tabaci chromosome 9, PGI_BMITA_v3 genomic window:
- the LOC109034823 gene encoding peptidyl-tRNA hydrolase 2, mitochondrial isoform X1 produces the protein MSDNILKETSEIFFNIWHDPNFWTGLLFGMFTVTTFNMTFRMYRSLLEIQNSSPAEKPSASSKKIPDGVKPVADGSSKMALVVRKDLKMGKGKVAAQCSHAAVGAFKEILKDPDALNLREARGQAKIVVETNSEESLLELAQQCKERKIIHCLIQDAGRTQVAPGSKTVLAVGPGPSEVIDSITGHLKLY, from the exons ATGTCGGATAATATTCTAAAAGAGACATCTGAAATCTTCTTTAACATTTGGCATGACCCGAATTTTTGGACGGGCCTTCTTTTTGGAATGTTTACAGTTACCACATTTAACATGACATTTAGAATGTACAGAAGTCTattg gaaattcaaaattcgagtCCTGCTGAAAAACCCTCCGCCTCATCTAAAAAAATCCCTGAT GGTGTAAAGCCGGTTGCAGATGGGAGCTCTAAGATGGCTTTGGTGGTTCGGAAAGACTTGAAAATGGGTAAAGGAAAAGTTGCCGCTCAG TGCTCTCACGCCGCTGTAGGagctttcaaagaaattttgaaggatccAGACGCTTTAAACCTGCGGGAGGCTCGAGGGCAGGCGAAAATTGTCGTCGAAACCAACTCAGAGGAGTCACTACTGGAATTAGCTCAGCAGTGCAAGGAACGCAAGATTATTCACTGTTTAATTCAAGACGCTGGCCGTACACAGGTAGCACCCGGTTCCAAAACTGTTCTGGCTGTTGGTCCTGGACCCAGTGAAGTAATCGACAGCATCACGGGGCATTTGAAGCTGTACTAG
- the LOC109034823 gene encoding DNA-directed RNA polymerase III subunit RPC9 isoform X2: MEVTNSSAALLCNYEVLTYLNELKSKAQTAQEKNSHLATILYETSHYLTDSLNNAPRIANIPEFLTDLLSFPVALTKEEKLLLVNSPPSSALQLSLLIKDCDDRLSENQIESLLEIIKKNVTEEQLNIVNQQTSRKKQQQQ, translated from the exons ATGGAAGT aaccAACTCCAGTGCAGCATTACTCTGTAATTATGAG GTGCTGACGTACTTGAATGAATTGAAATCAAAAGCGCAGACGGCTCAAGAAAAGAACAGCCATCTAGCAACAATTCTGTACGAA accTCTCACTATTTAACTGATTCCCTCAACAATGCTCCGCGGATAGCCAACATTCCTGAGTTCTTAACGGACCTACTCTCATTCCCAGTAGCCCTGACGAAAGAGGAAAAACTCTTGTTGGTCAACTCCCCTCCATCATCTGCTCTCCAGCTCTCTTTG CTCATCAAAGACTGTGACGACCGACTATCTGAGAACCAAATTGAGTCTCTGCTTGAAATCATTAAGAAAAACGTTACGGAAGAACAGTTGAATATTGTAAATCAGCAGACAAGTCGCAAGAAGCAGCAGCAACAGTAG
- the rempA gene encoding LOW QUALITY PROTEIN: intraflagellar transport protein 140 homolog (The sequence of the model RefSeq protein was modified relative to this genomic sequence to represent the inferred CDS: deleted 2 bases in 2 codons): MTLFFDYNIAVDPNSVHSHVRWHPQHSLIAVSSFSEETGGSVTICNDSGEVFQGINNAQDKHSIVSSLAWHPNQRLLVSGWDSGRLKVWNNDDDFILLPSPHSSPILVLEFSHFGSRMITVDAAGLIVVWKFDGTGLPVKSFESHIKGSGTQAAFCHNHQSHYDVGHLAKMAVAGDETALDMFSSWRPKTASKPVIAHSDNTCVFVGSDAGQVIYINEDGTSKEVLATDTGVKRLLHHERKDALVMCSGDSIFSYFSVDLDGTLTEISQVKLNNVNSDCVAIWAGTGLLACTSLDFSIRFWHVDTGDSYSLSVQELTNSANVTKQIFTSIDYLPQKGLLCGATNMGNVIFWRFLNKVDSLTANCWEEIANSKIKSSVKSCCWGPTHLAVSTLNMVFILKEHKLSVFYNQKFSGLQTSASQILLKNNKTNDFTDLSTDLKIMGLAIGDEYIVVWSNKTVAVYQSSIITEINVIGTFTCEVETAFIKGQDLIVLNSANKILVYTFQGTIKANIECNGQPISIDLNNEFLVVCTITGFLYVWDLSRREPKLRCKPKDLSESISDFGEVMSAKSNINGSKVSITIAKANLLPSPELFVYVIDSDTILSHSFCESSESSDQNEPSARYIISHHWDCNESKLLVCETKQAKNLPSNSKSWSQKIKASQAHSPSKIHRNSSTHSVKLINLFVSPDHGIVTQDQVTMSESFISLLAVDSPNYIILQKPSASQKVKIENLLMKDFSGCSSCPEETRKAILNFGFYLCINDMDNAFKSIANVKSVAVWTSLARMCVKSQRLDVAKVCLGNMHDARGVLMLRNAEKEPEIEARTAALAIHLGMREEAELLYRKCGRYDLLNQLYRSSDQWEKAIKIAEEKDRIHLRNTYHNYAKYLESKNDLTGAAQMYEKAQTHRTQVPRMLLDDPLALERYILQSKDPALIKWWAQYIESTGDMNRAMKYYEDAQDYYSMVRIHCFTENFDKAAILPINRANKAACYHLARQYENMGQIQEAIHFFTGATAYGNAIRLCKDQGMDENLWTLALSAGNREKIEAARYLENVNSEKAILLYQKAGLIHRAIDLAFKHQNFSVIQSITEELNVNSDIDLILKCAKFLLENEHYDKAVYLLGLAKEFDDAIRLCFEKNITVTDELAERLTPPTDHPDKLRYLELLGECAVRQGNYHVATKKFTQAGNKIKAIKALLKSGDTDKIIFFANVSRQKEIYIMAANYLQTLDWQSKPELLKNIITLYTKAKAHDLLANFYVACAQVEIDEYGNYEKALGALNEASRFLVKEKEKYSHIIDSVAIKISQVKKFIDIKRYVFFIQGDSEAGIAQCKSLLNAGSDLVRSGDIYSVMIEYAAKKNDWKTALHLAQELKKLQPNDNLSYYVPKDILVHLGMHAERSIDSPPEDNIEEDLPQIAAV; the protein is encoded by the exons ATGACTTTATTCTTCGATTATAATATTGCTGTCGATCCAAATAGTGTGCATTCACATGTTAGATGGCATCCGCAACACAGTCTAATAGCAGTTAGTTCCTTCTCCGAGGAAACTGGTGGCAGTGTCACAATTTGCAATGATTCC GGAGAAGTCTTTCAAGGAATTAATAATGCTCAAGACAAGCACTCCATAGTATCGTCTCTAGCATGGCATCCGAACCAACGGTTGCTAGTCTCAGGATGGGACAGTGGGCGATTAAAAGTTTGGAACAATGACGATGATTTTATTTTGCTACCCTCGCCCCACTCCAGTCCGATTCTAGTGTTGGAGTTCTCACACTTCGGAAGTCGAATGATCACAGTGGATGCT GCTGGGTTAATTGTGGTGTGGAAGTTCGATGGAACAGGTCTGCCTGTGAAGTCATTTGAGAGTCATATCAAGGGCTCAGGCACACAAGCAGCATTCTGTCACAACCATCAAAGCCACTATGATGTTGGTCATTTGGCTAAAATGGCAGTTGCAGGAGATGAAACAGCACTCGACATGTTCAGCTCATGGCGACCGAAAACTGCTTCTAAGCCGGTCATCGCACATTCAGACAACACCTGCGTTTTTGTTGGCAGTGATGCTG GTcaagtaatatacatcaatgagGATGGCACCAGTAAAGAAGTTCTAGCAACTGATACTGGAGTGAAACGTTTACTGCACCATGAGCGGAAAGATGCCCTGGTCATGTGCAGTGGTGACAGTATTTTCAGTTACTTTTCTGTTGATCTTGATGGCACTCTCACTGAAATTAGCCAG GTCAAGCTGAATAATGTGAACAGTGATTGTGTTGCTATTTGGGCGGGAACTGGATTGCTAGCGTGTACTTCCCTCGATTTTTCGATCAGATTTTGGCATGTTGATACGGGTGACAGTTACTCTCTTTCAGTTCAAGAGCTGACCAATAGTGCTAATGTAACAAAACAAATCTTCACATCAATTGATTACCTTCCACAAAAAG GTTTGTTATGTGGAGCCACAAACATGGGCAACGTAATTTTCTGGCGGTTTTTGAACAAAGTAGATTCACTGACAGCAAATTGCTGGGAAGAAATCGCCAACAGCAAAATCAAGTCCAGTGTGAAATCTTGCTGTTGGGGGCCTACTCACCTGGCTGTGAGTACGTTGAACATGGTATTCATTCTCAAAGAGCATAAACTTTCCGTCTTTTACAATCAAAAG TTTTCAGGTTTGCAAACCTCCGCCTCTCAGATTCTactaaaaaacaacaaaaccaACGACTTCACTGACCTCAGCACAGACTTGAAAATCATGGGACTAGCAATTGGCGATGAGTACATTGTTGTTTGGAGTAACAAAACGGTTGCAGTTTATCAATCAAGCATTATCACGGAAATTAATGTCATTGGAACCTTTACGTGTGAAGTTGAAACTGCTTTTATCAAAGGACAAGACTTGATTGTTTTAAACAGTGCCAATAAGATCTTAGTCTACACTTTTCAAGGAACGATCAAAGCAAACATTGAGTGTAACGGCCAGCCAATCAGTATCGATTTGAATAATGAATTTTTAGTGGTGTGCACAATTACTGGTTTTCTATATGTTTGGGATCTATCTCGTAGAGAGCCCAAGCTGCGCTGTAAACCTAAAGATTTGTCTGAAAGCATCTCAGACTTTGGAGAAGTTATGTCTGCAAAGTCAAACATCAACGGCTCAAAAGTCTCAATCACCATTGCAAAAGCAAACCTATTGCCGTCTCCAGAGCTGTTTGTATACGTAATtgacagtgatactattttatCTCACAGTTTTTGTGAGAGCAGTGAAAGTAGTGATCAAAATGAACCCTCCGCCCGCTACATTATATCGCATCATTGGGATTGCAACGAATCAAAGTTATTGGTTTGCGAAACAAAACAAGCCAAAAATTTACCTTCTAATTCAAAATCATGGTCACAGAAAATCAAAGCGTCGCAAGCTCACTCACCCTCCAAAATTCACAGAAATAGCAGTACTCATTCGGTTAAACTTATAAATCTTTTTGTATCGCCTGACCATGGGATCGTCACACAAGATCAAGTCACCATGTCAGAATCGTTCATTTCACTACTGGCGGTGGACTCTCCAAATTATATCATTCTACAAAAGCCATCAGCCTCGCAGAAAGTAAAGATAGAAAATTTGTTGATGAAAGATTTCAGCGGCTGCAGTAGCTGTCCCGAAGAGACACGGAAAGCCATCCTGAATTTCGGTTTCTATCTGTGCATCAACGATATGGACAATGCTTTCAAATCCATCGCCAACGTCAAAAGTGTGGCGGTATGGACTAGTCTCGCAAGAATGTGTGTCAAGTCTCAACGACTAGATGTGGCGAAAGTTTGTTTAGGTAATATGCATGATGCAAGAGGTGTGCTTATGCTTCGAAATGCGGAGAAAGAACCAGAAATAGAAGCGAGAACTGCTGCTCTAGCCATTCACTTAGGAATGAGG GAAGAAGCAGAACTCCTTTATCGTAAATGTGGGCGTTATGATTTACTAAATCAACTTTATCGGTCAAGTGACCAATGGGAGAAAGCAATCAAGATTGCCGAGGAAAAAGACCGAATTCACCTTAGAAATACATATCATAACTATGCAAAGTATCTAGAATCAAAAAATGATCTCACTGGCGCAGCTCAGATGTATGAGAAAGCTCAAACCCACCGCACCCAAGTTCCGCGGATGCTGCTGGACGATCCATTGGCATTGGAACGTTATATTTTACAATCTAAAGATCC AGCACTCATAAAGTGGTGGGCTCAGTATATTGAAAGCACGGGAGACATGAATCGGGCCATGAAGTATTACGAAGATGCCCAAGACTATTACTCTATGGTTCGAATACATTgcttcacagaaaatttcgatAAAGCAGCC ATATTGCCAATAAATCGGGCCAATAAAGCAGCGTGTTACCATCTGGCACGGCAATACGAGAATATGGGTCAGATCCAAGAAGCTATTCACTTTTTCACTGGAGCGACCGCCTACGGAAATGCCATCCGTTTATGCAAAGATCAAGGCATGGACGAAAATTTATGGACTTTGGCACTGAGCGCAGGCAACCGAGAAAAGATCGAGGCAGCAAGATACCTAGAAAACGTGAACTCTGAAAAAGCCATT CTCCTCTACCAGAAAGCAGGCCTCATTCATCGGGCTATCGATCTTGCTTTCAAACACCAAAATTTCAGCGTGATTCAGTCGATCACGGAGGAACTGAACGTGAATTCAGATAtagatttaattttaaagtgtgcaaagtttcttttagaaaatgagcattATGATAAGGCGGTGTATTTATTGGGTTTGGCCAAAGAGTTTGATGATGCAATTCGATTATGCTTCGAAAAGAACATCACCGTCACAGACGAGCTTGCCGAGAGACTAACCCCGCCCACCGATCATCCAGACAAGCTTCGGTATTTGGAATTGTTGGGTGAATGCGCTGTAAGGCAAGGTAATTATCATGTCGCCACTAAAAAGTTCACTCAAGCTGGGAACAAAATAAAAGCCATAAAAGCACTCCTGAAGTCTGGTGATACGgacaaaatcatattttttgccaACGTCTCTCGACAGAAGGAGATCTATATTATGGCAGCGAATTATCTCCAAACCTTAGACTGGCAGTCAAAACCGGAGCTGCTGAAGAATATCATAACCTTGTATACAAAAGCGAAAGCACACGATCTCCTTGCCAATTTCTATGTCGCATGCGCTCAGGTAGAAATCGATGAATATGGAAATTACGAGAAAGCCCTGGGTGCCTTGAATGAGGCCTCGCGATTTTTGGTTAAGGAGAAGGAAAAGTATAGCCATATTATTGATAGTGTTGCCATAAAAATTtctcaagtaaaaaaattcatcgatATCAAGAGGTACGTATTTTTTATACAA GGGGATAGTGAAGCAGGTATTGCTCAGTGCAAATCTCTTCTCAACGCTGGTTCTGATCTAGTTCGCTCGGGAGACATCTACTCGGTGATGATCGAATATGCAGCGAAGAAGAACGACTGGAAAACGGCTCTTCATTTGGCTCAAGAGCTGAAGAAACTGCAGCCGAACGACAATCTATCATATTATGTACCCAAAG ATATTCTGGTGCATTTGGGAATGCATGCGGAGCGGTCTATTGATTCTCCGCCAGAGGACAACATCGAGGAAGACCTACCGCAAATAGCTGcagtttga